The Myxococcus virescens genomic sequence GCGCGGAACAACTCCGCGTCCTGCGACGGCTTGCCGTCCGGCGTGCGCACGTGCAGGTGCACCATCGCCGCGCCGGCCTCGCGGCAACGCGCGGCGTCCTCGGCGATCTCCTCCGCGGTGATGGGCAGGTGCGGCGTCTGCTCGCGCGTCGTCTCCGCGCCCACCATGGCCGCGGTGATGACCATGGGCGTGCTCATGTCTGCCCCCGCTGCTTGTCCTTGGGCACCACACACGTCCCCGTGGCCCGGCACACCACCACCGGCTCCGACAGGACATCCGCCGCCGAGTCATTCACGTCCGGCCGCGGCTTGATGACCTTGCGCGCCTCGAAGCGCATCTTCCGCGACGTGTTGCCCGCGCTGATGATTTCGCCCTCCGCCTCGATGAAGTCGCCCGCGTACACCGGGGCCAGGAACTCCACCGAGTCATAGGCGCGAAACAGGCCCTCGTCCCCGTCGCTGCGGATGCACAGCTCCGTGGCCACGTCGCCAAAGAGCCCCAGCATCCGCGCGCCGTCCACCAGGTTGCCGCCGTAATGTGCGTCGTGGCTGCTCATGCGCAGCCGGATGACCGCCTTCGTTCCCGTGCTCACTGGGGCTCCCCCTGATAGTGCGCGTCCTTCGGCTCCTTGCCTTCCTTCTTGAGGAGCGCGTGGACGATGTAGTTGGCCACGTCGGACGGCTTGGTGCCGGGCCCGAAACCGGCGTCGAAGCCCAGCTCCAGCGCCAGCTTGTGGTCCACGCGGGGCCCGCCCAGCAGCAGCTGGACCTTGCCGTGGATGCCAGCAGCCTTCGCCGCTTCGATGAAGTGCCGCGAGTTGTCCTTGTGCACGTCGCGCTGGGTGACGACCTGGCTGACC encodes the following:
- a CDS encoding hotdog fold domain-containing protein translates to MSTGTKAVIRLRMSSHDAHYGGNLVDGARMLGLFGDVATELCIRSDGDEGLFRAYDSVEFLAPVYAGDFIEAEGEIISAGNTSRKMRFEARKVIKPRPDVNDSAADVLSEPVVVCRATGTCVVPKDKQRGQT